The Aliiroseovarius pelagivivens DNA segment ATGCGCCCTTCTGACCCTGAGAACTCAATCAACTCTACAACCACAGCTAATTCATCCTCAAACCTGCGGCCAGATGCTCGACCAGCAAGCGCACCCTGTGCGGCAAAAAGCTTGTTTCCGGGCGCAATATAAAGACACCTCCGCCAGCGCTAGGATCGGAGTATTCCGAAAGCACCGGAACCAGGCCACCTTCATTCAGATCGCGATCGACAAGGAACTCGGGCAGCCAGGCGATTCCAAGCCCGGCAACGCATGCTGAATGGATCGCTTCTAGGCTGTTGCACATCATACCGGTGCCAAGACGGGCGTGACTGTTATCCCCTTTGGTCAGGCCCCAGTCTGAAACTTGTCTTTCCAGATTCAGACGCAGGCACCTGTGGTGTCCAAGCTCAGTTGGATCCAGCGGGACGCCATACACCTCAATATACTTGGGTGATGCGCATAACACCCGCCGATACGCCGTGATCTTCCGCGATATAAGGGAAGAGTCCGTCAAGTTCCCACTTCGGATCGCGATGTCGAACCCCTCGCCTACCAGATCGACAAGCTTGTCCGATATAAGAAGTTCTATCTCCAGCTCAGGATGCTGAGACATGAAGTCGTTCACCAATGGAACCACCCGCAATCGTCCCAGAGCAGCCGAGCAGGTCATCCTGATAACGCCCCTCAGCTGGCTTTCATCTTCGGCAATGTCTTCTTCCAACGCCGTCATGCGCGCCAGAATGTCCCGAGCCTCCTCGACATAGCGCTGCCCTGCCTCGGTCAGGGACATGCGTCGCGTCGACCGGATAAGCAGGGGCACCCGCAAGCGTTGCTCAAGAAGATGTACACGTTTTCCCACCGCTGACGGTGTGTATCCCAACACGCGTGCGGCTGCTGAAAAGCTGCCATGGTCGACTACAGCCAACAGGATTTCCAGATCTGATTTTTGCATCACTTGATCCCGTGTGGATCAATTCATGATCCTAATCTCACCATTTTCCACATCTTCTATCCAGTTTATATCAAAAGCACGCCCAACCCAAGGAGTCCCTCCGTGTCGACCATTGCCAACTCCTCTCTATTCTCACCGCTTACGCTGCCGAACGGGCGCGTTCTGAAAAACCGGATCATCAAATCAGCCATGTCGGATTCGCTTGGGGATGGTCGGGGCAATCCGACGCCCGCGCAGATGCGCCTTTATGAACGTTGGGCCGAAGGCGGGCTTGCGGCGTCGATCATCGGCGAGGTACAGGGCGATCCACTTTATCCAGAGAAGCCAGGCAATCTGGTATTGGACAACAATGCAGATAGCGCAGCGTTCCAGGATCTCGCGCGACGCGGCTCGGTCAACGGGGCTGATCTGTGGCTGCAACTGGGCCATGCAGGTGCCTTGTCGCATCTTCCGATCAGCCAGCCCAAGGGTCCCAGCGCCATGACATTCCCTGACTTCCGCGCAGAAGAAATGTCTTTGGCCGAGATCCAAACCGTACCCGAAAGTTTCGCCAGAACTGCTCGGCGGGCATCGGAATTAGGATACAGCGGCGTGCAAATTCACGCGGCCCACGGCTTCCTTCTCAGCCAGTTTCTGTCTCCGCTATTCAATCGTCGAACAGATACCTACGGTGGCTCGGTCCAGCAAAGGATGCGGCTTCTGATCGAAACGGTCGAGACCGTTCGCGCGGCTGTTCCCAGCGACTTTACTGTGGCAACCAAACTGAACGCGACCGATCAACTGGATGGCGGACTGTCCGAAGATGACGCTCTTCAGGTTATTGCGGCACTTGAAGGCAAGGGTGTCGATTTGCTGGACATCAGCGGTGGCACCTATTTCCCCGGCGCACCTTCAAGCTCGGAACGAACGACCAAGGGACCATATTTCCTCGAATTCGCACGCGCGGCCCGTGCGGTGTCGACTTTCCCGCTTATGGCCACAGGTGGTTTCAAGCATCGTCAGGAAGCAGAACAGGCCATTGCGTCCGGCGATGTAGATGCCGTCGGGGTGGCCCGTGGATTCGTTCTTGATCCGGACTTACCAACAACGTGGCAAGCAGGTGGCGACGATCCCAGCTTCCCCCGATTTGACGCTTTGCCCCCCGGCGGAATGACCGCTTGGTTCACCATGCGAATGCTAGATCTTGGACTGGACAGGGAAGCGAAAGTTCATCGCGATCTACTTGCGGCAATCAACGAATATGAAAGCCGGGACGATCAACGCATCAAGCTTTGGCGCGAACGTTTTCGAGCGGCATAAACGCCTGACTTGCGCATATCTTCCGCGTTTAAAAAGCTGGGCGGCGCACGTGAAACCACGAGCGCCGCCCAATCATCAAACTGCATCCTGAAACGATCAGAAGTCCAGGTTTTCCACCGACAAGGCGTTCTGCTGGATGAACTCGCGGCGCGGCTCGACCACGTCGCCCATCAGCTTGGTGAAGATATCGTCAGCTTCGGCCAAATCATCCACCTTTACCTGCAGCAGGGTACGGGCTTCGTGATCCAGCGTGGTTTCCCACAGCTGATCAGGGTTCATTTCGCCCAGACCCTTGTAACGCTGCAGCGTCAGCCCTTTCTCGCCCTCAGCCAGAATAGAGCTCAACAGGTCAATCGGCCCCTGAATTAGGATCTCGCGATCCTTCCGCGACAGGTGCGAATGCTCGCGATAGATGTCGCGGGTATCTTGTGACACTTCCGACAAACGCCGTGCTTCGCCCGAGCGCAGAACAGCGCCGTCCAGCGTACGGATTTCCTCGACCCCGCGCAGAACGCGGGCCAGACGGATGCCGTGATCCTGTGTGATCCGACCCTGCCAGCCTTGTTCGTATTCTACTGCAACCTTGTCCAGACGCGCCGCTACATCGTCCGCTACGCGCTGCAGATCCGCATCCGCACGGCCTGGATCAAAGGCACCTGCAAGAGCGGCTTGTTCCAGAATGTTACGCGGGTAATGGGTCGGGAATGCATCCAGAATGCGTTTGAAATTCCGGGCACCATCAACCACGCGGGTCAGATCGGGACCGGCGATTTCTTCGCCATTTGCCAAACGCAGCACAGTCCCGTCGATCCCCTGATTAATCAGGTAATCCTCAAGACCTGCCTGATCTTTCACATAGACCTCGGATTTGCCGCGCGCCACTTTATAAAGCGGTGGTTGCGCAATATAAAGATACCCGCCCTCGATCAGTTCCGGCATCTGACGGAAGAAGAAGGTCAAAAGCAGTGTCCGAATATGTGCGCCATCCACATCAGCATCGGTCATGATGATGACCTTGTGATAGCGCAGCTTTTCGATATTGAACTCGTCGCGACCAATCCCGGTACCCAGCGCTGTGATCAGCGTGCCGATTTCCTGACTGGACAGCATCCGATCGAACCGCGCACGTTCCACGTTCAGGATCTTCCCGCGCAGGGGCAGAACCGCCTGATCGTGACGCGAGCGACCCTGCTTGGCCGACCCACCAGCCGAGTCACCCTCGACCAGGAACAGTTCACGTTTCGCCGGGTCTTTTTCCTGACAATCAGCCAGCTTTCCGGGCAGCGACGCCACATCAAGCGAGGATTTCTTACGCGTCATTTCACGCGCTTTACGGGCAGCTTCGCGGGCCAAGGCGGCCTCGACGATCTTGCCAACAATCATCCGTGCAATCTGTGGATTCTCGTCAAACCACTCTTGCAGCTTTTCGTTCATCAGACCTTCGACCGCCGGGCGCACTTCGGACGACACCAGCTTGTCTTTGGTCTGCGAGCTGAACTTCGGATCCGGCACTTTCACGGACAACACGCAAGTCAGTCCTTCGCGCGCATCGTCGCCCGTGAAGTTCACCTTCTCTTTCTTCGCCAAGCCCGAGGAGTTGGCATAGAGGTTCAGTGTCCGTGTCAGCGCGCCGCGGAAGCCCGCAAGGTGGGTACCGCCATCGCGCTGCGGGATGTTGTTGGTGAAGGGCAGCACGTTTTCGTGGTAGCCATCGTTCCACCACATCGCGACCTCGACTCCGATGCCGTCTTTTTCGCCGGTGACAAAGATCGGCTCTTCCATCAAAGACGTTTTCGAGCGGTCGAGATATTTCACGAACTCTTTCACGCCGCCGTCGTAGTGCAATTCCGAATGCAGCTTCTCGGCGGGGCGTTCATCTTCGATGATGATCCGCACACCCGAGTTCAGGAAGGACAACTCGCGCAGACGGTTCTCCAGTGTCTTGAACTGATAATCGAGGTTCGAGAACGTGTCGGTCGAGGCCAAGAACCGCACCTCGGTCCCGGTGCGATCACCGCAGTCGCCGACGACTTCCAGATGTTTCGCGGTCTCGCCGCGCTCGAACCGGGCGACATGCTCTTTACCATCGCGCCAAACCCGCAACTCAAGCCAATCGGACAGCGCGTTCACAACCGAAACGCCCACACCGTGCAGACCGCCCGACACTTTGTACGAATTCGAGTCGAACTTACCGCCGGCGTGCAACTGGGTCATGATGACCTCGGCTGCGGACACGCCTTCTTCCTTGTGAATATCCACGGGAATCCCGCGCCCGTTGTCATATACAGAAACCGAGTTGTCGGCATGAATCTTGACGGTCACAGCGTCAGCGTGACCTGCCAAAGCCTCGTCGATACCGTTGTCGACGACCTCGTAAACCATGTGGTGCAGGCCCGACCCGTCATCGGTGTCACCGATATACATGCCGGGGCGCTTGCGCACCGCTTCCAAGCCTTTGAGAACTTTGATGGATTCGGCGCCGTAGTCGGTGCCGTTCTGCGCGTCATCAGCCATGAGGGCCTTCCTGTTATTCGTTCTGGAAAATATAGTGTTTTCCGAGGGGATTGTCACGCCGAAGCCACCATATTTAGCGGTTTTCTGGCGATGTTTCTCCTAAACGAAGGGGATCACCAATCCGACCAGAATCAACAGCCCCCCTGCCGCGTAGTTCATCCGTGTAAGTGCTTGTTCTGACGACAGAAGCGACCTTGCGCGATCGACAAAATATGCCAGCATCAAGTTTCCCACCAACGGCACGATGAAGGACGCCAAAGCGATGGCCACGATATCGCCAGCTGTCAAAAGCGACAGATCGAAGAAACCGGGCAAAACACCCATGTAAAACAGGATTGCTTTTGGGTTCGACAGGATCACGATTAGCCCCGCAACAAAGCCCGCCAACATACCGGGTCGTGTCAAACGGCTGTCGCCCGTCACCTTGTGTCCCGCGGATCGGATGATCGTGATGCCCAGCCAAAGAAAGAA contains these protein-coding regions:
- a CDS encoding LysR family transcriptional regulator — its product is MQKSDLEILLAVVDHGSFSAAARVLGYTPSAVGKRVHLLEQRLRVPLLIRSTRRMSLTEAGQRYVEEARDILARMTALEEDIAEDESQLRGVIRMTCSAALGRLRVVPLVNDFMSQHPELEIELLISDKLVDLVGEGFDIAIRSGNLTDSSLISRKITAYRRVLCASPKYIEVYGVPLDPTELGHHRCLRLNLERQVSDWGLTKGDNSHARLGTGMMCNSLEAIHSACVAGLGIAWLPEFLVDRDLNEGGLVPVLSEYSDPSAGGGVFILRPETSFLPHRVRLLVEHLAAGLRMN
- a CDS encoding NADH:flavin oxidoreductase/NADH oxidase family protein produces the protein MSTIANSSLFSPLTLPNGRVLKNRIIKSAMSDSLGDGRGNPTPAQMRLYERWAEGGLAASIIGEVQGDPLYPEKPGNLVLDNNADSAAFQDLARRGSVNGADLWLQLGHAGALSHLPISQPKGPSAMTFPDFRAEEMSLAEIQTVPESFARTARRASELGYSGVQIHAAHGFLLSQFLSPLFNRRTDTYGGSVQQRMRLLIETVETVRAAVPSDFTVATKLNATDQLDGGLSEDDALQVIAALEGKGVDLLDISGGTYFPGAPSSSERTTKGPYFLEFARAARAVSTFPLMATGGFKHRQEAEQAIASGDVDAVGVARGFVLDPDLPTTWQAGGDDPSFPRFDALPPGGMTAWFTMRMLDLGLDREAKVHRDLLAAINEYESRDDQRIKLWRERFRAA
- the gyrB gene encoding DNA topoisomerase (ATP-hydrolyzing) subunit B; amino-acid sequence: MADDAQNGTDYGAESIKVLKGLEAVRKRPGMYIGDTDDGSGLHHMVYEVVDNGIDEALAGHADAVTVKIHADNSVSVYDNGRGIPVDIHKEEGVSAAEVIMTQLHAGGKFDSNSYKVSGGLHGVGVSVVNALSDWLELRVWRDGKEHVARFERGETAKHLEVVGDCGDRTGTEVRFLASTDTFSNLDYQFKTLENRLRELSFLNSGVRIIIEDERPAEKLHSELHYDGGVKEFVKYLDRSKTSLMEEPIFVTGEKDGIGVEVAMWWNDGYHENVLPFTNNIPQRDGGTHLAGFRGALTRTLNLYANSSGLAKKEKVNFTGDDAREGLTCVLSVKVPDPKFSSQTKDKLVSSEVRPAVEGLMNEKLQEWFDENPQIARMIVGKIVEAALAREAARKAREMTRKKSSLDVASLPGKLADCQEKDPAKRELFLVEGDSAGGSAKQGRSRHDQAVLPLRGKILNVERARFDRMLSSQEIGTLITALGTGIGRDEFNIEKLRYHKVIIMTDADVDGAHIRTLLLTFFFRQMPELIEGGYLYIAQPPLYKVARGKSEVYVKDQAGLEDYLINQGIDGTVLRLANGEEIAGPDLTRVVDGARNFKRILDAFPTHYPRNILEQAALAGAFDPGRADADLQRVADDVAARLDKVAVEYEQGWQGRITQDHGIRLARVLRGVEEIRTLDGAVLRSGEARRLSEVSQDTRDIYREHSHLSRKDREILIQGPIDLLSSILAEGEKGLTLQRYKGLGEMNPDQLWETTLDHEARTLLQVKVDDLAEADDIFTKLMGDVVEPRREFIQQNALSVENLDF
- a CDS encoding LysE family translocator, which encodes MTISPAELGFYIFGLFILFLTPGPVWVALVARVLAGGFTQAWPLTLGVAVGDIFWSVLAALGMGWLASSVEGGMLVLRIVAALFFLWLGITIIRSAGHKVTGDSRLTRPGMLAGFVAGLIVILSNPKAILFYMGVLPGFFDLSLLTAGDIVAIALASFIVPLVGNLMLAYFVDRARSLLSSEQALTRMNYAAGGLLILVGLVIPFV